In a genomic window of Halalkalibacillus sediminis:
- a CDS encoding b(o/a)3-type cytochrome-c oxidase subunit 1 codes for MVHQLDSRLSMAHFYVAFAAIFVGGLFGLLQALVRSEMITLPPSMNYYQILTAHGILMAIVFTTFFIFGFMYASVARTTGSLSNMARKSGWIGFIIMTVGVILTVVMILANEATVLYTFYAPLQANPLFYIALALIIIGTYFASFAIIKQYADWRKANPGQRSPLIAFMAVATLVLWLIATIGVVIAVVFQFIPWSLGWVDEINVVLSRTLFWYFGHPLVYFWLLPAYMAWYVIVPKVIKGKIFSDSLARLAFLLFILFSIPVGFHHQLLESGISHGWKFLQVVLTFAVIVPSLMTAFALFATFEISGRARGGRGLFGWFKKLPWRDVRFFAPFAGMVIFIPAGAGGIINASNQMNQVIHNTIWVTGHFHLTVGATVAITFFGISYWLIPHLKGRVMTERVNDLGIYQTVIWVFGMLIMSGAMHFSGLLGNPRRTQVTSYNGHEVASQWGAYEVGMAVGGSFLFISLILYIILMINLSFFAPKGNEEFPIAEASENAQETPKILENWKVWIGIAFALILFAYTIPIMDMIQHSPPGSKGFKFW; via the coding sequence ATGGTACACCAGCTAGATTCAAGATTGAGTATGGCTCACTTTTATGTAGCATTCGCAGCAATTTTTGTAGGTGGTTTATTCGGACTTCTACAAGCGCTTGTTCGCAGTGAAATGATTACTTTACCGCCAAGCATGAACTATTATCAAATTTTAACTGCACACGGGATTTTGATGGCAATTGTCTTTACAACATTTTTCATTTTCGGATTCATGTACGCGAGTGTAGCAAGAACGACTGGGTCGCTTTCTAATATGGCGAGAAAATCAGGTTGGATCGGTTTTATCATAATGACTGTTGGAGTTATCTTGACTGTCGTAATGATTTTAGCGAATGAAGCTACAGTTTTATATACTTTCTATGCTCCTTTGCAAGCGAATCCACTATTTTATATAGCTTTAGCTCTAATTATCATCGGAACTTATTTTGCTTCTTTCGCAATCATCAAACAGTATGCGGATTGGCGTAAAGCCAACCCAGGACAGCGTAGCCCACTCATCGCTTTCATGGCTGTAGCGACACTTGTACTGTGGTTGATCGCAACCATCGGCGTAGTTATCGCAGTAGTCTTCCAGTTCATCCCTTGGTCACTTGGATGGGTTGATGAGATTAATGTGGTTCTGAGTCGAACCCTTTTCTGGTACTTCGGCCATCCACTCGTTTACTTCTGGTTATTGCCAGCGTACATGGCATGGTATGTAATCGTACCGAAAGTAATCAAAGGAAAAATTTTCAGTGATTCACTCGCAAGATTAGCCTTTCTTTTATTCATCTTATTCTCCATTCCAGTCGGTTTCCACCATCAGTTGTTGGAATCAGGAATTAGCCACGGATGGAAGTTCTTACAGGTTGTACTGACTTTCGCAGTAATCGTCCCATCTTTAATGACTGCCTTCGCTTTATTCGCAACATTTGAAATCAGTGGTAGAGCAAGAGGAGGAAGAGGACTTTTTGGATGGTTCAAGAAACTTCCATGGAGAGACGTTAGATTCTTCGCACCATTTGCTGGTATGGTCATCTTCATTCCAGCTGGGGCAGGCGGAATCATCAATGCAAGTAACCAAATGAACCAGGTAATCCATAATACGATCTGGGTGACTGGACACTTTCACCTGACCGTAGGGGCAACGGTTGCAATCACATTTTTCGGAATTAGCTATTGGTTGATTCCTCACTTGAAAGGTCGGGTCATGACTGAGAGAGTCAATGACTTAGGAATCTATCAAACAGTCATCTGGGTCTTTGGTATGTTGATCATGTCTGGCGCTATGCACTTCTCAGGTCTGTTAGGTAACCCAAGGCGTACTCAAGTGACGTCTTACAACGGTCACGAAGTTGCTTCTCAATGGGGGGCTTATGAAGTTGGGATGGCTGTAGGAGGTTCATTCTTATTCATCTCCCTGATTCTATATATCATCTTGATGATCAATCTATCTTTCTTCGCTCCAAAAGGTAACGAAGAATTTCCGATTGCTGAGGCAAGTGAGAACGCACAAGAAACACCAAAAATTTTAGAAAACTGGAAAGTCTGGATTGGAATCGCATTTGCGCTGATCTTATTCGCTTACACCATTCCGATCATGGATATGATTCAACATTCACCACCTGGGTCTAAAGGATTCAAGTTCTGGTAG
- a CDS encoding cytochrome c oxidase subunit II: MHIHKFEKIWLILGTVTLVAFLSTIGIQAFTSPDHAPPSDLTTIEPEEVETTAPFDEPGLKKVGENEYELVMILQSFGFTPGEVEIPQGAKVKFIVTSIDVVHGFEVAGTNINMMVTPGHINSMTYTFDEKGSFLILCNEYCGIGHHYMSAELEVK; the protein is encoded by the coding sequence ATGCACATACACAAATTTGAAAAGATATGGTTGATTTTAGGAACAGTTACATTAGTTGCATTCCTCTCGACAATAGGAATTCAGGCATTTACATCGCCCGATCATGCTCCACCGAGTGACTTGACGACCATCGAACCTGAAGAGGTGGAAACTACAGCACCTTTCGATGAACCAGGATTGAAAAAGGTTGGAGAAAATGAATACGAACTTGTGATGATCTTACAGTCTTTCGGTTTCACTCCGGGTGAGGTGGAAATTCCTCAAGGCGCAAAAGTGAAATTCATTGTTACTTCAATAGATGTCGTTCATGGTTTTGAAGTTGCCGGAACGAACATCAATATGATGGTTACACCAGGACACATCAACTCCATGACTTACACTTTTGATGAAAAAGGCAGTTTCTTGATTTTGTGTAACGAGTATTGCGGCATCGGTCATCATTATATGAGCGCTGAATTGGAGGTGAAGTAA
- a CDS encoding cytochrome c oxidase subunit 2A yields MSLQVEEKKKNEQPSLVNESKQEQEPKLSGAFISVLIVGLFIVGSWLAIYFLFLSR; encoded by the coding sequence ATGAGCCTTCAAGTTGAAGAGAAGAAAAAGAACGAACAACCGAGCTTGGTGAATGAATCCAAGCAAGAACAAGAACCGAAGTTATCAGGTGCATTCATATCAGTTTTAATTGTTGGATTATTTATTGTAGGTTCTTGGCTTGCTATTTATTTCTTATTTTTATCACGTTAA
- a CDS encoding Crp/Fnr family transcriptional regulator produces MSCPIEFFRQFTIFRDLTDEELVEISDISHQKSIKKHENIFLEGDRREEVFFIQSGLVKIYKLSEEGEEQIISILHSNEMFPHVGFFDDSPYPATAFTLTDTELLSIPIEAFEEWLIRNPKVTIKVMKVIGEKLLQLQERVQTMTTPDVMKRVVGTLCSFIHELGEEDRSDGSIHVRVPITNSEFANLVGVRRETVNRTFSKLKKEGILSYNRQEIVIHNFAELNRI; encoded by the coding sequence ATGAGTTGCCCAATTGAATTTTTTAGGCAATTTACTATTTTTCGCGACTTGACTGATGAAGAATTGGTCGAGATCTCTGATATCTCACATCAGAAATCCATTAAAAAACATGAAAATATTTTTTTAGAGGGGGACAGAAGAGAAGAAGTATTTTTCATTCAAAGTGGGTTGGTTAAAATCTATAAATTGAGTGAGGAAGGTGAGGAGCAGATTATCTCTATATTGCATTCCAATGAAATGTTCCCCCATGTCGGATTCTTTGACGATAGTCCATATCCAGCAACAGCTTTCACATTGACAGATACTGAGTTGTTGTCTATTCCGATTGAAGCATTTGAAGAATGGTTGATCCGAAATCCAAAAGTGACGATAAAAGTCATGAAAGTGATTGGCGAGAAACTTCTTCAATTGCAAGAAAGGGTCCAAACGATGACTACCCCGGATGTCATGAAAAGAGTTGTAGGAACTCTCTGTAGTTTCATCCATGAATTAGGTGAAGAGGATAGATCAGATGGGAGTATTCATGTAAGAGTGCCGATCACCAACTCTGAGTTCGCTAATTTGGTCGGTGTTCGACGTGAAACGGTGAATCGTACTTTCAGTAAGTTGAAAAAGGAAGGAATTCTGTCTTACAACCGACAAGAAATTGTGATACATAACTTTGCAGAATTGAATCGAATATAG
- a CDS encoding hemolysin family protein, with product MEFTTVLYLILIVILIALTAFFVASEFAIVKIRGSKIDHLIESGDKRALAAQKVVNQLDEYLSACQLGITITALGLGWIGEPTVERILHPVFGYFSLPSSVTSVLSFGIAFFIITFLHVVVGELAPKTLAIQKAEKITMLVAKPLIWFYRIMFPLIWLLNGSARQLTKLFGLHAASEHEVAHSEEELRIILSESYQKGEINQSEYRYVNRIFEFDNRVAKEIMVPRTEMETFEQHETVKQFLGKISESKFTRYPVVDGDNDHVIGLINVKQVANSLLSIDDYEKEFIQSYVRPIIRVIETMPIKSLLKKMQKDQIHMAVLVDEYGGTSGIVTVEDILEEIVGEIQDEFDEEEEQMIEKLNESSYRMDGRVLIHDVNEIMDLDINMDGVDTLGGWLMTLNPELDVGDQKEYNGVYFKVLEVGDYTVRRVEVEKQSS from the coding sequence ATGGAATTTACAACTGTATTATATTTGATATTAATTGTCATTCTAATCGCACTGACTGCTTTCTTCGTCGCTTCAGAGTTTGCGATCGTTAAAATTAGAGGTAGTAAGATTGACCACCTTATTGAAAGTGGGGACAAACGGGCTTTGGCTGCTCAAAAAGTAGTCAATCAATTAGACGAGTATTTATCAGCTTGTCAATTAGGAATAACAATTACTGCATTAGGGTTAGGGTGGATCGGTGAACCTACAGTCGAACGGATCCTCCATCCTGTTTTCGGTTACTTTTCTTTGCCTTCATCAGTAACATCAGTTTTATCTTTCGGAATTGCTTTCTTCATCATTACATTTTTGCATGTAGTGGTGGGGGAGCTTGCTCCTAAAACATTAGCGATCCAAAAAGCTGAGAAGATAACGATGCTAGTTGCCAAGCCTTTGATATGGTTCTATCGCATTATGTTTCCGTTAATTTGGTTGTTAAACGGTTCTGCCCGTCAGCTGACAAAATTATTTGGATTGCATGCAGCTTCTGAACATGAAGTAGCTCACTCAGAAGAAGAGCTACGAATCATTCTATCTGAAAGTTATCAGAAGGGAGAAATCAATCAGTCTGAATATCGCTACGTCAACCGGATATTCGAATTTGACAATAGGGTTGCTAAAGAAATCATGGTACCTCGGACTGAAATGGAAACGTTTGAGCAACATGAAACAGTGAAACAATTTTTGGGGAAAATTAGTGAGTCGAAGTTCACTCGTTACCCTGTAGTTGACGGAGATAATGATCACGTGATCGGTCTGATCAATGTCAAACAAGTGGCTAATTCTTTACTATCAATCGATGACTATGAGAAGGAATTCATCCAAAGTTATGTGCGTCCAATTATTCGGGTGATCGAAACGATGCCTATTAAAAGTTTATTGAAAAAGATGCAAAAAGACCAAATCCATATGGCCGTGTTAGTAGATGAATATGGAGGTACTTCTGGGATAGTAACTGTAGAGGATATACTCGAAGAAATCGTTGGGGAAATCCAAGATGAGTTCGATGAAGAAGAGGAACAAATGATTGAGAAATTGAATGAGAGCTCGTACCGGATGGACGGGCGAGTTTTAATCCATGATGTAAATGAAATAATGGATCTTGATATCAACATGGATGGTGTTGATACACTTGGTGGATGGCTTATGACCTTGAACCCAGAGCTGGATGTTGGAGATCAAAAAGAATATAATGGAGTCTATTTTAAAGTGCTGGAAGTAGGAGACTATACCGTACGGAGAGTAGAAGTTGAAAAACAATCATCTTAG
- a CDS encoding DinB family protein yields MTEVQTMQQVLFHEIEVGVRSTQNLLLKIRDQDWDYRPHENMRSIRELVEHLISIPAVDLYILQEEPHESIKALEDKYSKLNSVDDMNVVFEDGYNKLNNYMTSLSNEEFLNKKTKAFYMENGQTQATWLTEILTHIFHHRGQLFNYLKQLDYEVSMFDLYV; encoded by the coding sequence ATGACAGAAGTACAAACCATGCAGCAAGTGCTATTCCACGAGATTGAAGTCGGCGTTCGTTCCACTCAGAACCTTCTATTGAAAATCAGAGACCAAGATTGGGATTATCGTCCTCATGAGAATATGCGTTCAATCAGAGAACTCGTTGAACATTTGATATCCATCCCAGCGGTTGATCTATATATTTTACAGGAAGAACCACATGAGTCCATCAAAGCTCTTGAAGACAAATATTCAAAGTTAAATTCTGTGGATGACATGAATGTTGTATTTGAAGACGGCTATAACAAGCTGAATAATTATATGACCTCGCTGTCGAATGAAGAATTTTTGAATAAAAAAACTAAAGCCTTCTATATGGAAAATGGTCAAACTCAAGCAACATGGCTGACTGAGATCTTGACGCACATCTTCCACCACCGTGGTCAATTATTCAACTATTTGAAGCAATTGGATTATGAAGTAAGTATGTTTGATTTGTATGTATAA
- a CDS encoding trimeric intracellular cation channel family protein: MTWEILNIIGTMAFAISGVIVALEEKYDLFGVYLLGFTTAFGGGIIRNVLLGLPVSDVWNQNMLFTVAFLTMTLMFFIPFHWVLSWKRWGVFFDAIGLASFAIQGALFAAAAGYPLSAIIIAGVLTGTGGGIIRDILAGRKPLVLHQEIYAVWAVLGALTIGIGIAGETWQHLLLVVVIVLLRMLSVTRHWKLPGRVDWFILLRKVKN, from the coding sequence ATGACTTGGGAGATTTTAAATATAATCGGTACGATGGCTTTTGCGATAAGTGGAGTGATCGTAGCGTTAGAAGAAAAATATGATTTGTTCGGGGTTTATTTATTAGGTTTTACTACCGCTTTTGGTGGGGGAATCATACGGAACGTATTACTTGGTTTACCTGTCTCAGACGTATGGAATCAAAATATGCTATTTACAGTAGCTTTCTTGACGATGACATTAATGTTCTTCATTCCATTCCATTGGGTATTAAGCTGGAAAAGATGGGGAGTCTTTTTTGATGCAATAGGTTTGGCTTCTTTCGCTATTCAAGGGGCGCTTTTTGCGGCTGCTGCTGGCTATCCGTTAAGTGCAATCATTATAGCGGGTGTGTTGACAGGAACAGGTGGCGGGATTATCCGAGATATTTTAGCTGGACGCAAACCACTTGTCCTACACCAAGAGATTTATGCAGTGTGGGCTGTGTTAGGTGCCCTTACAATAGGGATTGGTATTGCGGGAGAAACGTGGCAACACTTACTTCTAGTTGTGGTCATTGTATTGTTGAGAATGCTTTCAGTTACGAGGCATTGGAAACTGCCAGGAAGAGTCGATTGGTTCATACTGCTAAGGAAAGTTAAGAATTAA
- a CDS encoding DinB family protein, which produces MNEKAVTNQWNIWREYVIELVEEVPEHKIDVIPEGFNNNIRWNMGHLLVGWDDVVTKTLEQQRRLPEEYHLMFGDGSSPSDWKETPPSYKELVSHLKDQPKEFSLLIEGNLNAPLKHSFFQMNSLGEMCQFLTAHESLHLGTMNSIRKII; this is translated from the coding sequence ATGAACGAGAAAGCTGTAACAAATCAATGGAACATTTGGAGAGAATATGTCATTGAATTAGTAGAAGAAGTACCTGAGCACAAAATTGACGTCATCCCTGAAGGTTTCAACAATAATATCCGTTGGAACATGGGGCATCTTTTGGTGGGATGGGACGATGTTGTAACCAAGACATTGGAACAACAGCGTAGGCTCCCGGAAGAATATCATCTTATGTTCGGTGATGGATCGAGTCCGTCTGATTGGAAGGAAACTCCTCCTTCATATAAAGAACTAGTTAGCCATTTAAAAGATCAGCCAAAAGAGTTCTCCCTATTGATCGAGGGAAATTTAAATGCTCCTTTAAAACATTCGTTTTTTCAAATGAATTCTCTTGGTGAGATGTGTCAGTTTTTAACTGCGCATGAATCGCTTCACTTAGGAACGATGAACTCAATCCGTAAAATAATCTAA